A single region of the Streptococcus macedonicus ACA-DC 198 genome encodes:
- the rlmH gene encoding LSU m3Psi methyltransferase RlmH — MKVKIIAVGKLKEKYLKDGIVEYGKRMSRFTKFEIVELADEKTPDNASAAQNQQIMEKEGERILAKISERDYVIVLAIEGKQLSSEAFSQVIADATLRGYSDIVFVIGGSLGLADKVKKRANLCLSFGSLTLPHQLMRLVLSEQIYRAFMIQQGSPYHK, encoded by the coding sequence ATGAAAGTAAAAATTATCGCTGTTGGAAAATTAAAAGAAAAGTATTTAAAAGATGGTATTGTCGAATATGGTAAGCGCATGAGTCGTTTTACAAAATTTGAAATTGTCGAGTTAGCAGACGAAAAAACACCAGATAATGCTAGTGCTGCACAAAATCAGCAAATTATGGAAAAAGAGGGCGAACGCATCCTAGCAAAGATTTCAGAGCGTGATTATGTTATTGTCCTAGCCATCGAGGGAAAACAACTATCTTCTGAAGCTTTTAGTCAAGTTATTGCTGATGCGACATTAAGAGGCTATTCTGATATTGTTTTTGTGATTGGAGGAAGCCTTGGTTTAGCAGATAAGGTCAAAAAACGTGCTAATCTGTGCTTGAGTTTTGGTTCATTAACCCTACCTCATCAATTAATGCGTTTAGTTCTATCAGAACAAATTTACCGTGCTTTTATGATTCAACAAGGAAGCCCTTATCACAAGTAA